A region from the Vibrio rumoiensis genome encodes:
- a CDS encoding YcbX family protein, with protein MSQSEHGKSELEKKLAKIEATLGLEPMQDAILDTINVYPVKSITGVELSSAWVETQGLVFDRRLMVADMNGRMVTAREHHQMLRVKSALHPRGLVLTYPEAKEPLVLRFDEFDMTEVECTVWSDTFTSYATHEQANQWFSFIMGKPVQLLFTGEQSNRQREKIQTNVSFADGYPLLLISQASLDELNARSPQGLQHSMAQFRPNIVVSDTDAFVEDGWKRIRIGEVEFEIVKPCMRCVLTTVNPKTAMRSEKNEPLNTLSKFRADETGGIFFGQNVVAKNEGMIRAGDVVEVLETKEKEYYPDTSQDVVEVEPVKKVTISIDGNVFEGDNQSSLLEQAEKAGVAVANSCRSGFCGTCKMTLESGKVDQPDMPALFPGEIDEGKVLACCCVPKSDVELVS; from the coding sequence ATGAGTCAGTCGGAGCATGGAAAATCGGAATTAGAGAAAAAACTCGCCAAAATAGAAGCCACATTAGGATTAGAGCCAATGCAAGATGCGATATTAGATACGATTAATGTTTACCCAGTTAAATCGATTACTGGTGTTGAATTGTCATCTGCGTGGGTAGAAACGCAAGGGTTAGTCTTTGACCGCCGTTTGATGGTAGCGGATATGAATGGCCGTATGGTGACCGCTCGCGAACATCATCAAATGTTGCGCGTAAAATCAGCATTGCACCCACGTGGGTTAGTGCTTACCTACCCAGAAGCCAAAGAGCCACTTGTGTTACGGTTTGATGAGTTTGATATGACTGAAGTCGAATGCACGGTGTGGTCCGATACCTTTACCTCTTATGCTACTCATGAGCAAGCCAATCAATGGTTCAGCTTTATTATGGGTAAGCCGGTTCAATTGCTTTTTACTGGAGAGCAGTCAAACCGTCAGCGTGAAAAAATTCAAACCAATGTCAGTTTTGCCGATGGTTACCCATTGTTGCTGATCAGTCAGGCTTCACTTGATGAATTGAATGCACGTAGCCCACAAGGACTTCAGCATAGTATGGCGCAATTTCGCCCAAATATTGTGGTGTCAGATACCGATGCGTTTGTTGAAGATGGCTGGAAACGTATCCGTATTGGCGAAGTTGAGTTTGAAATTGTGAAACCTTGTATGCGTTGCGTGCTCACCACGGTTAACCCAAAAACTGCCATGCGCAGTGAAAAGAACGAGCCTTTAAATACGTTATCTAAATTTCGCGCAGATGAAACCGGTGGCATTTTCTTTGGTCAGAATGTGGTGGCTAAAAATGAAGGTATGATCCGCGCGGGAGATGTGGTTGAAGTATTGGAAACCAAAGAAAAAGAATATTACCCAGATACCAGCCAAGATGTCGTAGAAGTTGAACCCGTTAAAAAGGTGACGATTAGTATTGATGGTAATGTATTTGAAGGTGACAACCAATCGAGTTTGCTCGAACAAGCAGAAAAAGCGGGCGTTGCTGTTGCAAACAGTTGCCGCTCTGGTTTTTGTGGTACTTGCAAAATGACACTGGAATCCGGCAAGGTCGACCAACCTGACATGCCAGCCTTGTTTCCTGGTGAGATTGATGAAGGCAAAGTGTTGGCGTGTTGTTGTGTACCGAAGTCAGATGTTGAGCTCGTCAGCTGA
- a CDS encoding Cof-type HAD-IIB family hydrolase, translating to MTKPDIKFIASDMDGTLLDENSQLDPKFYEVYEKLEANGIMFAAASGRQYYSLAETFAPLKARMFFIAENGTLVMHKGQELYSCTIERSEIDAIVNTARSIDGAYLVLCGKRSAYIETQDPQALEEFAKYYHRCESVEDVLTVEDDFIKVAICHFGGTESLVFPTINQYFGETHQVVVSGKIWLDVMNAKASKGAAIQHLQNTLGFSYEQTMSFGDYFNDVEMLQQSYHSYAVENAHEGVKKYARFTAPSNKESGVLQVIENLFK from the coding sequence ATGACCAAACCCGATATTAAGTTTATTGCCTCCGATATGGATGGCACCTTGCTGGATGAAAATAGCCAATTGGATCCTAAGTTTTATGAAGTCTATGAGAAGCTAGAAGCTAATGGCATCATGTTTGCGGCTGCTTCAGGTCGTCAGTACTACAGCCTGGCTGAAACCTTTGCGCCATTGAAAGCCCGCATGTTCTTTATTGCTGAAAATGGCACTTTAGTGATGCATAAAGGGCAAGAACTTTATAGTTGCACCATCGAACGTTCTGAAATTGACGCGATTGTTAATACTGCCCGAAGTATTGATGGCGCATACCTAGTGTTGTGCGGTAAACGTTCCGCCTATATTGAAACGCAAGATCCTCAAGCGTTAGAAGAGTTCGCGAAATATTACCACCGTTGTGAATCAGTCGAGGATGTCTTAACGGTAGAGGACGATTTCATCAAAGTCGCTATTTGCCATTTCGGTGGTACAGAGTCATTGGTCTTCCCAACCATCAATCAATATTTTGGTGAAACTCATCAAGTGGTGGTTAGTGGAAAAATTTGGTTGGATGTTATGAATGCCAAAGCGTCAAAAGGTGCAGCTATTCAACATCTGCAAAACACGCTTGGTTTTAGTTATGAACAAACTATGAGCTTTGGTGACTACTTCAATGATGTTGAAATGCTGCAACAAAGCTATCATTCTTATGCCGTTGAAAACGCCCATGAAGGCGTTAAGAAGTATGCTCGTTTTACCGCACCAAGTAATAAAGAATCGGGTGTATTGCAGGTAATTGAAAATCTATTTAAATAA
- a CDS encoding excalibur calcium-binding domain-containing protein — protein MKKFMLILLVGLAVGQYFSNQKAVVAKTEFIEMDSQPVPVNKVNRYQCDGRQYCSQMTSYDEAKYFITYCPDTKMDGDGDGVPCERQFNR, from the coding sequence GTGAAGAAATTTATGTTGATCCTATTAGTGGGTTTAGCCGTTGGACAATATTTTTCGAATCAAAAAGCTGTTGTGGCAAAAACTGAGTTTATCGAGATGGACAGTCAACCAGTGCCAGTAAATAAAGTTAATAGATATCAATGTGATGGGCGACAATATTGCTCGCAAATGACCTCTTACGATGAAGCTAAGTATTTTATTACTTATTGTCCTGATACCAAAATGGACGGCGATGGTGATGGGGTTCCATGCGAAAGGCAGTTTAATCGCTAG
- a CDS encoding BCCT family transporter encodes MSDLSNTISSTSRSFPLSNSQSESTIDKLSLNNPALWYSGGFILLFVLLALFDAPTLSWLVNIGFTWSAQVFGPYWQVLMLATFFIALYLAVGQTGRVVLGGDHAPDMPNFRWTAILFCTLLAGGGVFWAAAEPIAHFVSAPPVYGATDDLQQRAINALSQAFMHWGFLAWAIVGSLSTIVVMHLHYDKGLPLKPRILLYPVLGEKALKGQIGAAIDACCIVAVAAGTIGPIGFLGLQISYALNELFGVPDGFTTQLIIVLFTIVLYTLSALSGLNRGMQMLSRYNVILAVALMIYILLFGPTGFIFDGYIQGVGTMINNFIPMATYRGDEAWLSGWTIFFWGWFIGYAPMMAIFVARISRGRSIRELIGTICIVAPLVTCFWFTIIGGSGLAFEISNPGSVSSAFEGFNLPGALLAVTQQLPMPMLMSILFLILTTVFIITTGDSMTYTISVVMSGKTEPNAGIRAFWGIMMGVTAIILISLGSGGVSALQSFIVITAVPVSLILLPSLWNAPQMAKKMAKEQGLI; translated from the coding sequence ATGTCTGATTTAAGCAACACTATTAGTTCAACTTCCCGATCTTTTCCTCTTTCCAATTCTCAATCTGAATCAACCATAGATAAACTGAGTCTCAATAATCCGGCTTTGTGGTACAGCGGCGGCTTTATTTTGCTATTTGTTCTTCTTGCCTTGTTTGATGCTCCCACACTGTCTTGGTTGGTTAATATCGGCTTCACTTGGTCTGCACAAGTGTTTGGTCCTTATTGGCAAGTATTGATGCTAGCGACCTTTTTTATCGCGCTGTATTTGGCGGTTGGGCAAACTGGTCGTGTGGTATTAGGTGGTGATCATGCCCCTGATATGCCTAACTTTCGTTGGACGGCGATTTTATTTTGTACGTTATTAGCTGGTGGCGGTGTTTTTTGGGCGGCAGCCGAACCTATCGCTCATTTTGTTAGCGCTCCGCCGGTGTATGGAGCGACGGATGATCTTCAGCAACGAGCCATTAATGCCTTGTCACAAGCTTTTATGCATTGGGGCTTTTTAGCGTGGGCCATTGTTGGCAGTTTATCGACGATCGTGGTGATGCACCTTCACTATGATAAAGGCTTACCGTTGAAGCCGAGAATTTTGCTTTATCCTGTGCTTGGTGAAAAAGCGCTGAAAGGCCAAATTGGCGCGGCAATTGATGCATGTTGTATTGTTGCGGTCGCAGCGGGAACGATTGGCCCTATTGGCTTTTTAGGCTTACAAATTAGTTACGCATTGAATGAATTATTTGGCGTGCCAGATGGGTTTACTACCCAGTTAATCATTGTGCTCTTTACAATTGTGCTTTACACCTTATCGGCATTAAGTGGACTCAACCGCGGTATGCAAATGCTCAGCCGTTACAATGTGATTTTAGCGGTCGCCTTGATGATTTATATCCTTCTTTTTGGCCCAACAGGGTTTATTTTTGATGGGTATATTCAAGGTGTTGGCACCATGATTAATAACTTTATTCCCATGGCGACTTATCGTGGTGATGAAGCTTGGTTAAGTGGCTGGACGATTTTCTTCTGGGGATGGTTCATCGGTTATGCGCCGATGATGGCGATTTTTGTGGCTCGTATTTCACGTGGTCGCTCTATTCGTGAACTAATTGGTACCATTTGTATTGTGGCACCACTTGTGACTTGTTTCTGGTTCACCATCATCGGTGGCAGTGGCTTGGCATTTGAAATTTCAAATCCAGGTAGTGTCAGTTCGGCCTTCGAAGGGTTTAACTTACCGGGCGCGTTACTTGCTGTTACTCAACAACTGCCAATGCCGATGTTAATGTCGATCTTATTTTTGATATTGACCACTGTGTTTATTATTACAACTGGTGATTCGATGACATACACCATCAGCGTTGTAATGAGTGGTAAGACCGAGCCGAATGCGGGTATTCGTGCCTTTTGGGGAATTATGATGGGGGTAACCGCGATTATCTTGATTTCCTTAGGTTCTGGTGGCGTTTCTGCCTTGCAATCATTTATCGTGATCACTGCTGTGCCAGTATCCTTAATTCTGCTGCCATCATTGTGGAATGCGCCTCAAATGGCCAAGAAAATGGCAAAAGAGCAAGGTTTGATTTAG
- the katG gene encoding catalase/peroxidase HPI: protein MSSESKCPFHSSNNVNNSGNTAATGTQNKDWWPNQLDLSVLHQQGQKSDPMDPDFDYEKEFLSLDLKAVKKDLHDLMTDSQEWWPADFGHYGPLFIRMAWHSAGTYRVQDGRGGGGTGQQRFAPLNSWPDNVNLDKARRLIWPIKQKYGKKISWADLFILTGNVALESMGFKTFGFAGGRKDVWEPEQDVYWGKETEWLTDDQRYSGDRDLDDPLAAVQMGLIYVNPEGPGGKPDPLLAAADIRDTFARMAMNDEETVALIAGGHTFGKTHGAGDADNVGADPEAADIEQQGLGWHNTFGTGKAGDAIGSGLEVTWTQTPTKWSYYFLENLFNYEWDLVKSPAGAWQWVAKTDDENVPDAFEAGKKHKPSMLTTDLSLRFDPEYEKISRRFLKNPLEFQEAFARAWFKLTHRDMGPKARYLGQEVPAEDLIWQDPIPEAKHLLIDKADQAELKKNILDSGLSVSELASTAWAAASTFRGSDMRGGVNGARIRLAPQKDWEANQPQQTAKVIAVLEGIQAAFNQAQSGGKEVSLADLIVLAGNVAVEQAAKNAGFEIEAPFTPGRADATQEQTEVDSFEYLNPIADGFRNYNSDKTKAPAEFLLVDKAQLLTLTAPEMTVLVGGLRMLGTNHNQTDYGVFTDKKETLSNDFFVNLLDMNTEWKAVGDDKKVYQGTDRKTGEAKWQATRADLVFGSNSQLRAVAEVYASSDAKEKFVKDFVKTWTKVMELDRFDLK from the coding sequence ATGTCTAGTGAATCAAAATGCCCTTTCCACAGTAGCAACAATGTAAATAATAGTGGTAACACTGCAGCAACCGGTACTCAAAACAAAGATTGGTGGCCAAACCAACTTGACCTTTCCGTCCTTCATCAACAGGGTCAAAAATCAGATCCGATGGACCCTGATTTTGACTACGAAAAAGAATTCCTTAGCCTTGACCTAAAAGCAGTAAAAAAAGATCTACATGATTTAATGACCGATTCTCAAGAATGGTGGCCAGCAGATTTCGGCCATTACGGGCCTCTATTTATCCGTATGGCATGGCACAGTGCTGGTACTTACCGCGTGCAAGACGGTCGCGGTGGCGGTGGTACCGGTCAACAACGTTTCGCACCACTGAACAGCTGGCCAGATAACGTTAACCTAGATAAAGCACGTCGCTTAATTTGGCCTATCAAACAAAAATACGGTAAGAAAATCTCTTGGGCTGACTTGTTCATCCTAACGGGTAACGTGGCTCTTGAGTCTATGGGCTTCAAAACCTTTGGCTTTGCTGGCGGTCGTAAAGATGTTTGGGAACCAGAGCAAGATGTGTACTGGGGCAAAGAAACCGAATGGCTAACCGATGACCAGCGTTACTCTGGCGACCGTGATTTAGATGATCCACTTGCGGCGGTGCAAATGGGCTTGATTTACGTAAATCCAGAAGGTCCAGGTGGTAAGCCTGATCCTCTACTTGCTGCGGCAGATATTCGCGACACCTTTGCTCGTATGGCAATGAATGATGAAGAAACCGTCGCCTTGATTGCCGGTGGTCACACCTTCGGTAAAACTCATGGTGCTGGTGATGCGGATAATGTAGGCGCCGATCCAGAAGCGGCAGACATTGAACAACAAGGTTTAGGTTGGCACAACACATTTGGTACAGGTAAAGCCGGTGATGCGATTGGTTCTGGCCTTGAAGTCACTTGGACTCAAACACCAACCAAATGGAGCTACTACTTCTTAGAAAACCTATTTAATTACGAATGGGATCTAGTGAAAAGCCCTGCAGGTGCTTGGCAATGGGTTGCTAAAACAGACGATGAAAATGTGCCGGATGCATTTGAAGCAGGCAAAAAACACAAGCCAAGCATGCTCACCACCGATCTATCACTGCGTTTCGACCCTGAGTATGAAAAAATCTCTCGTCGATTCTTGAAAAATCCACTTGAGTTCCAAGAAGCATTTGCTCGTGCTTGGTTCAAGCTAACCCACCGTGATATGGGTCCAAAAGCACGTTACCTAGGTCAAGAAGTACCAGCGGAAGATTTGATTTGGCAAGATCCAATCCCAGAAGCGAAGCACCTTCTGATTGATAAAGCTGATCAAGCAGAATTAAAGAAAAACATCCTCGATTCTGGTCTATCAGTATCAGAGCTGGCTTCAACTGCGTGGGCGGCAGCTTCAACCTTCCGCGGGTCTGATATGCGTGGTGGCGTAAATGGTGCGCGTATTCGCCTTGCTCCACAGAAAGATTGGGAAGCAAACCAGCCACAACAAACGGCGAAAGTAATTGCGGTACTAGAAGGCATTCAAGCCGCGTTTAACCAAGCGCAATCTGGTGGCAAAGAAGTTTCTCTTGCTGACTTAATTGTACTAGCAGGTAACGTGGCGGTAGAACAAGCGGCTAAAAATGCAGGCTTTGAGATTGAAGCACCATTCACGCCAGGCCGTGCTGATGCAACCCAAGAGCAAACCGAAGTGGATTCATTTGAATACTTGAACCCAATTGCCGATGGTTTCCGTAACTACAATAGCGATAAAACTAAAGCGCCAGCTGAATTTTTATTAGTTGATAAAGCGCAACTGCTGACATTGACGGCACCAGAAATGACGGTACTTGTCGGTGGTCTACGTATGCTAGGCACTAACCACAACCAAACCGATTACGGTGTGTTCACCGATAAGAAAGAAACATTAAGCAATGACTTCTTTGTTAACCTGCTCGATATGAACACCGAATGGAAAGCCGTTGGTGATGATAAAAAAGTCTACCAAGGCACAGACCGTAAGACTGGCGAAGCAAAATGGCAAGCCACTCGTGCAGATCTAGTGTTTGGTTCAAACTCTCAACTTCGTGCGGTTGCTGAAGTGTATGCCTCAAGCGATGCCAAAGAGAAGTTTGTCAAAGACTTTGTGAAAACGTGGACGAAAGTGATGGAACTGGATCGCTTTGACCTTAAATAG
- the pyrC gene encoding dihydroorotase, with protein MTTLTITRPDDWHVHLRDGDALANTVKDISRYNGRALIMPNTVPPVTNLQMALDYRERIMAHNHSDTFEPLMALYLTDNTTPEDIREAHASGKVVACKLYPAGATTNSDSGVTDAKKIYPVLETMAEVGMLLLIHGEVTTHDVDIFDREKTFLETVLAPIVNDFPHLKIVLEHITTREAVEFVNQAGDNVAATITAHHLLFNRNHMLVGGIRPHFYCLPILKRGSHQQALIEAATSGSKKFFLGTDSAPHAQGKKETACGCAGSYTAHAAVELYAEVFDKEGKLENLEAFASHNGPDFYGIARNSDTITLEKSAWDVPATMPFGADVVVPIRANEQIEWMAK; from the coding sequence ATGACAACTTTGACCATTACACGCCCGGATGATTGGCACGTTCACTTACGCGATGGTGACGCGTTAGCCAATACCGTGAAAGATATTAGCCGCTACAATGGTCGTGCGTTAATCATGCCTAATACTGTGCCACCTGTAACCAACTTACAAATGGCGCTTGATTATCGCGAACGCATCATGGCACATAACCACAGCGATACCTTTGAACCACTGATGGCGCTCTACCTCACTGACAACACGACGCCTGAAGATATCCGTGAAGCTCACGCCTCTGGCAAAGTGGTCGCATGTAAACTCTACCCTGCTGGCGCGACAACAAACTCAGATTCTGGTGTCACTGATGCTAAGAAAATCTATCCAGTATTAGAAACGATGGCTGAAGTGGGCATGCTGCTATTGATTCACGGCGAAGTGACTACTCACGATGTGGATATCTTCGATCGTGAAAAGACCTTTTTAGAAACCGTGCTTGCACCTATCGTCAATGACTTCCCACACCTTAAAATCGTATTAGAGCACATCACGACTCGTGAAGCGGTTGAGTTTGTGAACCAAGCTGGTGATAACGTTGCGGCAACCATCACCGCTCACCACTTGCTATTCAACCGTAATCACATGTTAGTTGGCGGCATTCGCCCTCACTTCTATTGTTTACCGATCTTAAAACGTGGCAGCCATCAGCAAGCCTTAATTGAAGCCGCTACCTCTGGCTCCAAAAAATTCTTCTTAGGCACAGATTCTGCGCCGCACGCACAAGGCAAAAAAGAAACCGCATGCGGTTGTGCTGGCTCTTACACTGCCCATGCTGCTGTTGAGTTATATGCTGAAGTCTTTGATAAAGAAGGCAAGTTAGAAAACTTAGAAGCGTTTGCCAGCCACAATGGCCCAGACTTTTATGGTATTGCTCGAAATTCAGATACCATCACGCTTGAAAAGTCCGCATGGGATGTTCCAGCAACCATGCCATTTGGTGCAGACGTCGTGGTACCAATTCGCGCAAATGAACAAATTGAATGGATGGCAAAATAA
- a CDS encoding DEAD/DEAH box helicase, whose protein sequence is MPFSTLGLSPSILQAVAEQGYDKPTEIQRKAIPIILDGKNLIAAAQTGTGKTASFVLPILEQLSRGQTQRKKRIRALILVPTRELAIQVNENIQAYGKHLNLTSLAMYGGVDYAPQKQALIDGVDILVATPGRLIDLYGQHSVHFDEVEMLVLDEADRMLDMGFIEDINKILARLPENIQNLLFSATLSNPVRELARTAISDPEEIVIAKHQASKDSINQYLITVDKDKKSALLSHLLAERDWSQVLIFIGTKHGAAKLVSQLEKRGIAAEAIHSGRNQASRARVLDEFKQGKVKYLVATGVAARGIDIDDLPCVINYDMPFPADEYVHRIGRTGRAGAKGEAVSLVSRDDFKNLCMIESRLGHLIKRQTVDGFTPQKEVPISILNYVPKHKREKQQDRD, encoded by the coding sequence ATGCCATTTTCTACATTGGGATTAAGTCCTTCCATCCTGCAAGCCGTTGCTGAGCAAGGTTATGACAAACCAACTGAGATTCAACGTAAAGCAATTCCTATCATTCTAGATGGAAAAAACTTAATTGCCGCTGCGCAAACCGGTACGGGTAAAACCGCGAGTTTTGTCTTGCCAATTTTAGAGCAGTTGAGCCGCGGTCAAACCCAGCGTAAAAAACGCATTCGAGCTTTAATTCTAGTGCCTACTCGCGAACTTGCTATTCAGGTGAATGAAAATATTCAAGCCTATGGCAAACATCTGAATCTAACCTCGTTGGCGATGTATGGTGGTGTGGATTACGCGCCGCAGAAACAAGCGTTAATCGATGGGGTCGATATTCTGGTGGCAACCCCTGGTCGTTTGATTGATTTATACGGCCAGCATTCTGTGCATTTTGATGAAGTGGAAATGTTGGTATTAGATGAAGCCGACCGTATGTTGGATATGGGCTTTATTGAAGACATTAATAAAATCTTAGCGCGCCTACCTGAAAACATTCAAAACTTGCTGTTTTCTGCGACACTTTCAAACCCCGTTCGTGAGTTAGCCCGCACGGCAATTAGCGATCCTGAAGAAATTGTAATCGCGAAACATCAAGCCTCAAAAGACTCAATCAACCAGTATCTCATTACAGTAGATAAAGATAAAAAGTCAGCCTTGTTGAGTCATTTATTGGCTGAGCGAGACTGGTCTCAAGTGTTGATCTTTATCGGCACAAAGCATGGCGCGGCGAAATTGGTTTCTCAGTTAGAAAAACGCGGCATTGCAGCAGAAGCCATCCACAGTGGGCGTAATCAAGCTTCACGTGCGCGTGTTTTGGATGAGTTCAAACAAGGTAAAGTGAAATATTTAGTGGCAACGGGTGTGGCAGCGCGGGGGATTGATATCGATGATCTACCGTGCGTGATTAACTATGATATGCCTTTCCCCGCCGATGAATATGTTCACCGAATTGGCCGTACTGGCCGTGCCGGCGCCAAAGGTGAAGCGGTGTCTTTAGTCTCGCGCGACGACTTTAAAAACCTATGCATGATTGAAAGCCGCCTTGGTCATTTAATTAAGCGCCAAACCGTGGATGGATTCACGCCACAAAAAGAAGTGCCAATTTCTATTCTTAATTATGTTCCTAAGCATAAGCGCGAAAAGCAACAAGATAGAGACTAG
- a CDS encoding DMT family transporter, with the protein MTLTSTTKAVLLLVLCTFFWGSTFPIGKNALDEVHALTLVFWRFAIAASCLTVYIKLIRSPKILLTTKQWLWVFAVSAVGVGGLNLGLFTGLAYTSATNGSLIMALSPLMTSLIASIAHRALPSKAQCFSLLVSLSGVLLVITNGNLDTLINLQINHGDKLIFSGMIAWSLYTYFSQGISKWLPVVPYTLIGMISGVVVIGSMCLLTPEVHPLKELWNSSIIGITEVVYIGLFGTVAGYLLWLDGIRQLGSATASLFFNFVPIFAMLTSFILGQSVTSLQLVGVAIVIAGLVLPKLVTLKKSVAISS; encoded by the coding sequence ATGACTCTTACCAGCACCACCAAAGCCGTACTTCTACTGGTACTTTGTACTTTTTTTTGGGGCAGCACCTTCCCAATAGGTAAAAATGCGCTCGATGAAGTTCATGCTTTAACTTTGGTTTTTTGGCGATTTGCGATCGCGGCCAGTTGTCTAACCGTTTATATCAAGCTCATTCGTAGCCCTAAAATATTACTCACCACGAAACAGTGGCTGTGGGTGTTTGCAGTTAGCGCCGTGGGTGTTGGTGGATTAAACCTTGGGTTGTTTACCGGGCTCGCTTATACCAGCGCAACCAATGGTTCATTGATCATGGCACTTAGCCCATTAATGACCTCGCTCATCGCCAGTATTGCGCATCGAGCATTACCCTCGAAAGCGCAATGTTTTAGCTTATTGGTCAGTTTATCTGGCGTCTTATTAGTGATCACCAATGGAAATCTAGATACATTAATAAACTTACAAATCAATCATGGTGATAAGCTTATTTTTTCAGGCATGATTGCTTGGAGTTTGTATACTTATTTCAGTCAAGGGATCAGTAAGTGGCTGCCAGTTGTCCCTTATACTTTAATCGGCATGATTAGTGGTGTAGTAGTTATTGGTAGCATGTGCTTACTTACACCTGAAGTTCATCCTTTAAAAGAATTATGGAATAGCTCTATTATCGGTATCACAGAAGTTGTTTATATCGGTTTATTTGGCACGGTAGCAGGCTACTTATTATGGTTAGATGGTATACGCCAACTCGGCTCAGCAACCGCTTCGCTCTTTTTTAACTTTGTGCCAATCTTTGCCATGTTAACGTCATTTATACTGGGGCAAAGTGTAACAAGCCTACAATTAGTGGGGGTGGCCATTGTTATTGCTGGCCTAGTATTACCAAAGCTGGTTACTTTGAAGAAGTCAGTAGCAATCAGCTCGTAG
- a CDS encoding LysR family transcriptional regulator, which yields MKSNYSLDDLRYFCTVARLKSFKLAADDLSIPLSTLSRRIQQLEHHLQLRLLNRDAHRVSLTSIGELYYQRSYPLFNELNDIGEELYAEKHHAKGKIRVSAPINAGTQFLRTIFYDFLLEYPDIQLDLHFSNTLIDIEGEAMDVVFRVGNPVADNWIARPLKDVHFILCTNPKHDIAAIKQPSDLCGQPVIICHPMSIWQLVNMQSGQEYDYQALQGIRLEVDEIQMLTHGVKAGLGIGYIPDYYALPMIEQGELQHVLPEWRSKVRTLFLLYRDREHLPMRVRLFVEFVLARFN from the coding sequence ATGAAATCTAATTATTCGCTTGATGATCTACGTTATTTTTGTACTGTAGCACGGTTAAAAAGTTTTAAGTTGGCGGCGGATGATTTATCGATCCCTTTGTCCACGTTAAGTCGAAGGATCCAGCAACTAGAACATCATTTACAATTGAGATTGCTTAACCGAGATGCGCACCGTGTCTCTTTAACTAGCATTGGCGAGCTTTATTACCAACGTTCTTATCCATTATTTAATGAGTTAAATGATATTGGTGAGGAGTTGTATGCGGAAAAGCATCACGCAAAAGGCAAAATTCGTGTCAGTGCACCGATTAATGCAGGTACTCAATTTCTACGTACTATTTTTTACGACTTCTTACTTGAATATCCTGATATACAGCTCGATCTCCATTTCTCCAATACCTTAATTGATATTGAAGGCGAAGCGATGGATGTGGTGTTTCGAGTAGGAAATCCTGTGGCGGATAACTGGATTGCTAGGCCACTTAAAGATGTCCATTTTATTTTATGTACGAATCCCAAGCATGACATTGCCGCGATTAAGCAACCGTCGGATTTATGTGGTCAGCCAGTGATCATTTGCCATCCAATGTCTATTTGGCAATTAGTGAATATGCAGAGTGGTCAAGAATATGATTATCAAGCGCTGCAAGGTATTCGATTAGAAGTTGATGAAATTCAAATGCTGACTCACGGTGTTAAAGCCGGCTTAGGGATCGGCTATATTCCGGATTATTATGCGTTGCCTATGATTGAACAGGGCGAGTTGCAGCATGTCTTGCCTGAATGGCGCAGTAAAGTGAGAACGTTATTTTTGTTGTATCGAGATCGGGAACATTTACCGATGCGAGTGCGCTTATTTGTCGAGTTTGTGCTCGCTCGATTTAATTAA
- a CDS encoding response regulator transcription factor, translating to MFSLKPQSFGNALIIDTHPLVFNSVSTLLHSMNRFDNIFVHTDITSPLKLFSEIDINFIIMDIELGSLDSDGFEFLRLARNHGFSGKILYLTSNEGEDYTSMAYQIGANGCINQLEKLSIIRDSIERICLGYSVFKSHTPNSLYSTDNVRLSKREAMVLGYLLKGCRNTEISEHLSINPKTVSTYKIRILNKYKASSIVELMRKKVALNYSIASVVDSDVELEA from the coding sequence ATGTTTAGTTTAAAACCTCAATCTTTTGGTAACGCACTAATAATCGACACCCACCCTTTGGTATTCAATTCTGTATCTACTTTACTTCATTCAATGAATCGATTTGACAATATATTTGTCCATACAGATATCACTAGTCCCCTAAAGTTATTTTCTGAAATTGATATCAATTTTATTATCATGGATATCGAGTTAGGTAGTTTAGACTCCGATGGTTTTGAGTTTTTACGTTTAGCGAGAAACCATGGTTTTTCAGGGAAAATATTGTATTTAACCTCGAATGAAGGAGAAGATTATACATCGATGGCCTATCAAATAGGTGCTAATGGGTGTATCAATCAATTAGAAAAGCTATCGATTATCAGGGATTCAATTGAAAGAATTTGTTTAGGATATTCAGTATTTAAAAGCCATACTCCGAATTCTTTGTACTCTACAGATAATGTTCGTCTTTCTAAGCGCGAAGCTATGGTTTTGGGATATTTGCTTAAAGGGTGTCGAAACACTGAGATTTCTGAACATCTCTCAATTAACCCGAAAACAGTGAGCACTTACAAAATAAGAATTCTTAATAAATATAAAGCTTCATCAATTGTTGAGTTGATGCGGAAAAAAGTCGCGTTAAATTATTCAATCGCATCTGTTGTTGATAGTGATGTGGAGTTGGAAGCTTAA